A genomic window from Salvia miltiorrhiza cultivar Shanhuang (shh) chromosome 5, IMPLAD_Smil_shh, whole genome shotgun sequence includes:
- the LOC131026556 gene encoding polyphenol oxidase I, chloroplastic-like yields the protein MASLQSSFTAVAATTNSPFRKPSQLGSRRSHGRFQVSCSSGGGGSGRIDRRNMLLGLGGLYGAGSAIRKAEALPILPPDLSTCDPEGAYTTRNQEVISLDVNCCPPYTDVQSDYKLPRFTKPRVRPAAHRLTPEYVRKYELAIRKMKELDVTDPDDPRGFTQQANIHCAYCNGPYDQVDHPGIDIQVHNSWIFFPFHRWYLYFFERIMGELIGDPDFALPYWNWDNPRGMQMPRPFDREESPLYDVNRDPTHRPPALVALAITTPPITDPVTIIENNLTQMYKEMIGDVESAIDFMGDPYVSGDLPPPRAKGGLSEGGSHGGVHVWTGNPANDFREDMGNFYSAGRDPLFYAHHANVDRMWTIWKTIPSVFPKDINDLVVPNPDDFNNAAFMFYDEKKNLVRVKVADCLDHTKMGYVYEHSETPWTAYRPPRREVPVNIEDLSKRAESGDNLFPLTLNKTHRVLVPKPTKGKADEVLVLENIITDSSKLVRFDVFVNDEDDKPEDLARAEFAGSFTQIPHRVRAAESANDLRLNLRELYENINIADDDFIVVTIVPHINGDDVTIGGIKIIPRVTA from the exons ATGGCTTCCCTTCAATCTTCATTCACGGCGGTCGCCGCCACCACCAACTCCCCATTTCGCAAACCCTCCCAGCTCGGCAGCCGGCGGAGCCACGGCCGCTTTCAGGTGTCATGCAGCAGCGGTGGCGGTGGCAGCGGCCGTATAGACCGCAGAAACATGCTGCTTGGGCTTGGCGGTCTATACGGCGCAGGCAGCGCTATCCGCAAAGCTGAGGCGCTTCCGATTTTGCCTCCTGACCTGAGCACGTGCGACCCCGAAGGTGCCTACACCACTCGAAACCAAGAGGTAATATCTCTAGACGTCAACTGCTGCCCGCCCTACACCGACGTTCAGAGCGACTACAAGCTTCCGAGGTTCACTAAACCTCGCGTTAGGCCGGCGGCGCACAGGCTGACACCGGAATACGTACGCAAGTACGAGTTGGCCATTCGAAAGATGAAGGAGCTGGACGTGACGGACCCCGACGATCCCCGTGGCTTCACTCAGCAGGCCAACATCCACTGCGCTTACTGCAACGGCCCCTACGACCAGGTGGACCACCCCGGCATCGATATCCAGGTTCACAACTCATGGATCTTCTTCCCTTTCCACAG GTGGTACCTCTATTTCTTCGAGAGGATCATGGGCGAACTCATCGGAGATCCCGATTTCGCCCTGCCCTACTGGAACTGGGACAACCCTAGGGGTATGCAAATGCCCAGGCCGTTCGACAGGGAAGAATCCCCGCTCTACGACGTCAACCGCGACCCAACGCATCGCCCCCCGGCCCTCGTTGCTCTTGCCATAACCACCCCCCCGATCACCGATCCTGTAACGATCATCGAAAACAATCTCACTCAGATGTACAAGGAAATGATTGGTGATGTCGAATCCGCCATCGACTTCATGGGCGATCCTTACGTTTCCGGGGACTTGCCCCCGCCACGCGCCAAGGGAGGATTGTCGGAGGGCGGCTCACACGGCGGCGTCCACGTCTGGACCGGAAACCCCGCCAACGATTTCCGCGAAGACATGGGGAACTTCTACTCCGCCGGAAGAGACCCTCTCTTCTACGCACATCACGCTAACGTCGACAGAATGTGGACCATATGGAAAACTATCCCATCCGTTTTCCCCAAGGATATCAACGACCTCGTCGTCCCCAACCCCGACGATTTCAACAACGCGGCGTTCATGTTCTACGACGAGAAGAAGAACCTCGTGCGCGTCAAGGTGGCCGACTGCTTGGACCACACCAAAATGGGATACGTGTATGAACACAGCGAAACTCCGTGGACAGCCTACCGGCCACCGCGGAGGGAGGTGCCGGTGAATATCGAAGATCTCTCCAAGAGGGCAGAGAGTGGAGACAATCTGTTCCCTCTCACTCTCAACAAGACTCACAGGGTTTTGGTGCCCAAACCAACCAAAGGCAAAGCCGACGAAGTGCTCGTGCTGGAGAACATAATCACCGATAGTTCGAAGCTCGTGAGGTTCGATGTGTTCGTGAATGACGAAGACGACAAGCCAGAGGACCTCGCCAGGGCCGAGTTCGCCGGCAGTTTCACGCAGATTCCGCATAGGGTTAGGGCTGCGGAAAGCGCCAACGACCTTCGCTTGAACTTGAGGGAGCTCTATGAGAACATCAATATTGCTGATGATGATTTCATTGTCGTCACCATCGTTCCCCACATTAACGGCGACGATGTTACCATCGGTGGTATTAAGATCATTCCTCGCGTTACCGCTTGA